A stretch of Nonomuraea africana DNA encodes these proteins:
- a CDS encoding ABC transporter substrate-binding protein produces MALTRSGKVRAIVLVTGTGLLLTACGGAKVGEQQPAAGGEGAKSCGTFNLAINPWVGYEANAAVIAHVAEKNLGCKVVKKDLKEEVAWQGFATGEVDAIVENWAHDDLKKKYIEDQKVAVSAGPTGNKGVIGWYVAPWMAKKYPDITDWKNLNKYASLFKTSESEGKGQLLDGDPSFVTNDAALVKNLKLDYKVVYAGSEAALITAFRQSEKQQKPILGYFYEPQWFLSELRLVKVNLPAYTEGCDADAAKVACDYPPYELDKIVSKKFADSGSPAFTLVKNFTWTNDDQNLVAKYIAEDKMTAEEAAAKWVADNPDKIKPWLPAQS; encoded by the coding sequence GTGGCGTTGACGAGGAGTGGAAAGGTCAGAGCGATCGTGCTCGTGACCGGCACCGGCCTCCTGCTCACCGCGTGCGGTGGAGCGAAGGTCGGAGAGCAGCAGCCCGCGGCCGGCGGCGAGGGGGCCAAGAGCTGCGGCACCTTCAATCTCGCCATCAACCCGTGGGTGGGATACGAGGCGAACGCCGCGGTCATCGCGCACGTGGCGGAGAAGAACCTCGGCTGCAAGGTGGTGAAGAAGGACCTCAAGGAGGAGGTGGCCTGGCAGGGCTTCGCCACCGGCGAGGTCGACGCGATCGTGGAGAACTGGGCCCACGACGACCTCAAGAAGAAGTACATCGAGGACCAGAAGGTGGCCGTGTCGGCGGGCCCGACGGGCAACAAGGGCGTCATCGGCTGGTACGTGGCGCCGTGGATGGCCAAGAAGTATCCCGACATCACCGACTGGAAGAACCTCAACAAGTACGCCTCGCTGTTCAAGACCTCCGAGTCGGAGGGCAAGGGCCAGCTGCTCGACGGCGATCCCTCGTTCGTCACCAACGACGCGGCCCTGGTCAAGAACCTCAAGCTCGACTACAAGGTGGTCTACGCCGGCAGCGAGGCCGCGCTCATCACCGCCTTCCGCCAGTCGGAGAAGCAGCAGAAGCCCATCCTGGGCTACTTCTACGAGCCGCAGTGGTTCCTGTCGGAGCTCAGGCTGGTCAAGGTCAACCTGCCCGCCTACACCGAGGGCTGCGACGCGGACGCGGCCAAGGTGGCGTGCGACTACCCGCCCTACGAGCTCGACAAGATCGTGAGCAAGAAGTTCGCCGACTCCGGCAGCCCCGCCTTCACCCTGGTCAAGAACTTCACCTGGACGAACGACGACCAGAACCTCGTGGCGAAGTACATCGCCGAGGACAAGATGACGGCGGAGGAGGCGGCCGCCAAGTGGGTGGCCGACAACCCCGACAAGATCAAGCCCTGGCTGCCCGCCCAGAGCTGA